In Pseudofrankia saprophytica, one genomic interval encodes:
- a CDS encoding DinB family protein, which translates to MTDQTWNSMLRDQLAWHWTHQLRDRLDGLTDDEYFWEPAPGCWSVRPRGTGTAPVAAGAGVMTIDFAVLAPSEPPPFATIAWRLGHVVVGVLAVRNAAHFGRAPTDYRSFEYAATATEALAQLDAEYATWMAGVESLGEAGLARACGAAEGPYAEFPLAALVLHIHRELIHHLAEVCLLRDLYLHTHPQARHGTGQRAGEQTHQRIRQEAS; encoded by the coding sequence ATGACCGACCAGACCTGGAACTCGATGCTGCGCGACCAGCTCGCCTGGCACTGGACCCACCAGCTGCGCGATCGCCTCGACGGGCTCACCGACGACGAGTACTTCTGGGAACCGGCGCCCGGCTGCTGGAGCGTGCGCCCGCGTGGCACCGGCACCGCGCCGGTGGCGGCCGGGGCCGGCGTGATGACCATCGACTTCGCGGTGCTGGCTCCCTCGGAGCCGCCGCCGTTCGCGACGATCGCCTGGCGGCTCGGGCACGTGGTCGTCGGCGTGCTCGCGGTGCGCAACGCCGCCCACTTCGGCCGCGCGCCGACCGACTACCGGTCGTTCGAGTACGCCGCGACCGCGACCGAGGCGCTGGCCCAGCTCGACGCGGAGTACGCCACGTGGATGGCCGGGGTCGAGTCCCTCGGGGAGGCCGGCCTCGCCCGGGCGTGTGGCGCGGCGGAGGGGCCGTATGCCGAGTTTCCGCTGGCGGCGCTGGTGCTGCACATCCACCGTGAGCTGATCCATCACCTGGCCGAGGTGTGCCTGCTGCGCGATCTCTACCTGCATACTCACCCGCAGGCCCGGCACGGAACCGGCCAGCGGGCCGGTGAGCAGACCCATCAGCGAATTCGACAGGAGGCGAGCTGA
- a CDS encoding mycofactocin-coupled SDR family oxidoreductase codes for MGKLDGKVAFITGAGRGQGRSHAIKLASEGADIIAVDICEDIPSVNYEMASAEDLAQTVKEVEALGRGIVAVKADVRIKAELKAALDQGLARFGKVDIVCANAGILPMNDHTLIEGFIDGMDVDFVGAHNTVAVVAPHLQAGASIIITGSCAGLMKNTTEAMGKTGGVGYSFAKRIGFQYVETLALQLAPHNIRLNAVHPTNVNTRLLMNDDIYRAFRPDLVAEGKTPTREDAEAAFPGMQPMPIPYIETGDVSALVTFLASEDSRYITGLNIRIDAGSMLKGERAI; via the coding sequence GTGGGCAAGTTGGACGGCAAGGTCGCCTTCATTACCGGCGCCGGGCGGGGGCAGGGGCGTAGTCACGCCATCAAGCTCGCCAGCGAGGGTGCGGACATCATCGCGGTCGACATCTGTGAGGACATCCCGAGCGTCAACTACGAGATGGCGAGCGCGGAGGATCTGGCGCAGACCGTCAAGGAGGTCGAGGCGCTCGGCCGCGGCATCGTCGCGGTCAAGGCAGATGTGCGGATCAAGGCGGAGCTGAAGGCCGCGCTCGACCAGGGCCTCGCCCGCTTCGGCAAGGTCGACATCGTCTGCGCCAACGCCGGCATCCTGCCGATGAATGACCACACCCTGATCGAGGGCTTCATCGACGGCATGGACGTCGACTTCGTCGGCGCCCACAACACGGTCGCCGTCGTCGCTCCGCACCTGCAGGCCGGCGCCTCGATCATCATCACCGGTTCGTGCGCGGGCCTGATGAAGAACACCACCGAGGCGATGGGCAAGACCGGCGGCGTCGGGTACTCGTTCGCGAAGCGGATCGGGTTCCAGTATGTCGAGACGCTCGCGCTGCAGCTGGCCCCGCACAACATCCGGCTGAACGCGGTCCACCCGACCAACGTCAACACCCGCCTGCTGATGAACGACGACATCTACCGCGCGTTCCGCCCGGACCTCGTCGCCGAGGGCAAGACGCCCACCCGCGAGGACGCGGAGGCAGCCTTCCCGGGGATGCAGCCGATGCCGATCCCGTACATCGAGACGGGCGACGTCTCGGCCCTGGTCACCTTCCTGGCCAGCGAGGACTCCCGCTACATCACCGGCCTCAACATCCGCATCGACGCGGGCTCGATGCTCAAGGGCGAACGCGCCATCTAG
- a CDS encoding winged helix-turn-helix transcriptional regulator — protein MPTTPRSAYAHFCMLAKTLERLGDRWALLVVRDLLTGPKRFTDLMDRLGGITPRTLTQRLRDLESERLVCVDREPGRREVWYSLTPAGHDLAPSLDELALWGLRHLAAPPAPGEPTHPEHLLNSVRLVLDREQLDVGPATWVVRTLDHDDTYTISGRGGRWMLEARADPHPDVELLGTRRDLANYFATLPSTRAAGHPGVRVEGREQEISRFLGAIAVFPPLPRAAASPA, from the coding sequence GTGCCGACCACGCCGCGCTCCGCGTACGCGCACTTCTGCATGCTCGCCAAGACTCTCGAGCGGCTGGGAGATCGCTGGGCCCTGCTCGTCGTACGCGACCTGCTGACCGGCCCGAAACGCTTCACCGACCTGATGGACCGGCTTGGCGGCATCACACCGCGGACGCTGACGCAGCGGCTGCGTGATCTCGAATCGGAGCGACTCGTCTGCGTGGACCGGGAGCCCGGCCGGCGCGAGGTCTGGTACAGCCTCACCCCGGCCGGCCACGACCTCGCGCCTTCGCTGGACGAACTCGCCCTGTGGGGCCTGCGCCATCTCGCGGCCCCGCCCGCGCCGGGCGAACCGACCCATCCCGAGCACCTGCTCAACTCCGTGCGCCTCGTCCTGGACCGCGAGCAGCTCGACGTCGGCCCGGCCACCTGGGTGGTCCGGACCCTCGACCACGACGACACGTACACGATCAGCGGGCGCGGTGGCCGGTGGATGCTGGAGGCCCGAGCGGATCCGCATCCGGACGTCGAGCTGCTCGGCACCAGGCGCGACCTGGCCAACTACTTCGCCACGCTCCCGTCGACGCGCGCCGCGGGTCACCCAGGCGTGCGCGTCGAGGGCCGCGAGCAGGAGATCAGCAGATTCCTCGGCGCGATCGCCGTCTTCCCGCCCCTCCCGCGCGCGGCGGCATCGCCAGCCTAA
- a CDS encoding TetR/AcrR family transcriptional regulator, translated as MVLDGPVKHRSPTETGCSEPPEDKVAPPEPGSARWWADRAAAEARRRPRAGGLTTTRIVEAALEILREDGLEALTVRAVADRFHTGNASLYRHIASRDELIALISDHVMGDVRLDRTGQGWRTDTEALMREIRRVILDQPLPPSARRSTWAYGPNTLRVIDAALGLFLEAGLTDEQAACTTITMIKFIAGSADIQRSAAGRGPSGATGAEGFGRLLDGLPADQFTALRTAGRAYIAASADDVFDHGMAVFLDGVTHQLPVGG; from the coding sequence ATGGTGTTAGATGGTCCGGTGAAGCACCGATCACCCACCGAGACCGGATGCTCCGAACCCCCCGAGGACAAGGTCGCGCCGCCCGAACCCGGCTCGGCCCGCTGGTGGGCGGATCGCGCCGCCGCGGAAGCCAGGCGCAGGCCGCGCGCCGGCGGACTGACCACCACCCGCATCGTCGAGGCCGCCCTGGAGATCCTGCGGGAGGACGGGCTCGAGGCGCTGACCGTACGCGCCGTAGCCGATCGGTTCCACACCGGCAATGCCTCGCTCTACCGGCACATCGCCAGCCGCGACGAGCTGATCGCACTGATCAGCGATCACGTGATGGGCGACGTCCGACTCGACCGCACCGGCCAGGGCTGGCGCACCGATACCGAGGCTCTGATGCGCGAGATACGGCGCGTCATCCTCGACCAGCCACTGCCGCCATCCGCCCGGCGGAGCACCTGGGCATACGGACCGAACACGCTGCGCGTCATCGACGCCGCGCTGGGCCTGTTCCTCGAAGCCGGGCTGACCGACGAACAGGCCGCCTGCACGACCATCACGATGATCAAATTCATCGCCGGCTCCGCCGACATCCAACGCAGCGCCGCCGGCCGCGGTCCGAGCGGAGCGACCGGTGCCGAAGGATTCGGCCGACTGCTCGACGGGCTGCCCGCCGACCAGTTCACCGCCCTGCGCACAGCCGGGCGCGCCTACATCGCGGCGTCCGCCGACGACGTCTTCGACCACGGCATGGCCGTCTTCCTCGACGGCGTGACCCACCAGCTTCCCGTCGGCGGATGA
- a CDS encoding YdeI/OmpD-associated family protein yields MGEEPEVLVVADAAAWRAWLDGHEDTFDGVWLLLAKKGTVSPTSLSYDQALDEALCSGWIDGQRRAFDAATFRQRFSPRRRASLWSRRNIDLVAGLIAEGRMRPRGQAEIDRAKADGRWARAYAGSATAQVPEDLAAALAASSAAAALFARLNSQNRYSVIHRIMTAPSPSSRANRLAKLVGMLERGETPHPQ; encoded by the coding sequence ATGGGCGAGGAGCCGGAGGTTCTCGTCGTCGCGGATGCCGCGGCCTGGCGGGCGTGGCTCGACGGGCACGAGGACACCTTCGACGGCGTCTGGCTGCTCCTGGCGAAGAAGGGCACGGTCTCGCCGACCTCGCTGAGCTACGACCAGGCGCTCGACGAGGCGTTGTGCAGTGGGTGGATCGACGGGCAGCGCAGGGCCTTCGACGCCGCGACGTTCCGGCAGCGGTTCAGCCCGCGCCGCCGGGCGTCGCTCTGGTCGCGGCGGAACATCGACCTGGTGGCCGGGCTGATCGCCGAGGGGCGGATGCGCCCGCGCGGCCAGGCCGAGATCGACCGCGCGAAGGCGGACGGGCGCTGGGCGCGCGCCTACGCCGGTTCCGCGACGGCGCAGGTTCCGGAGGACCTCGCCGCGGCGCTGGCGGCATCCTCGGCCGCCGCGGCGCTCTTCGCGCGGCTGAACAGCCAGAACCGATACTCGGTCATCCACCGCATCATGACGGCGCCGAGCCCGTCGAGCCGGGCGAACCGGCTCGCGAAACTCGTCGGGATGCTCGAACGCGGCGAGACCCCGCACCCGCAGTGA
- a CDS encoding amidohydrolase family protein produces MNIDDMILVSIDDHVVEPPDMFKNHVPAKWAGLAPHVETDDKGVDRWIYQGRVTGVSGLNAVVSWPAQEWGRDPAGFAEMRPGVYDIHDRVRDMDRNGILASMCFPTFAGFSAGHLNHFRDPQTVVMIQAYNDWHIDEWAGTYPGRFIPLALLPTWDPGLMVDEIRRVAAKGCRAVTMPEQPHLEGLPSYHDIDYWGPVFEALSDTGMVMCLHIGTGFGAIKGAPDAPIDNLIILACQISALVAQDLLWGPAMRSYPDLKFAFSEGGIGWIPFYLDRCDRHYTNQRWLRRDFGGRLPSEIFREHSLACYVTDPTSLRLRREIGIDIIAWECDYPHADSIWPNAPEFVLAELADVGATDEEIDKITWRNACRFFGWDPFAVVPKERGTVGALRATSTDVDTTIRSRKEWARRYAERQAS; encoded by the coding sequence ATGAACATCGACGATATGATCTTGGTGAGCATCGACGACCATGTGGTCGAGCCGCCGGACATGTTCAAGAACCATGTGCCGGCGAAGTGGGCCGGCCTGGCGCCCCATGTGGAGACCGACGACAAGGGCGTGGACCGGTGGATCTACCAGGGCCGGGTCACCGGGGTCAGCGGCCTCAACGCGGTCGTCTCCTGGCCGGCGCAGGAGTGGGGGCGCGACCCGGCGGGATTCGCCGAGATGCGCCCCGGGGTCTACGACATCCATGACCGGGTGCGGGACATGGATCGCAACGGCATCCTCGCGTCGATGTGCTTCCCGACGTTCGCCGGGTTCAGCGCCGGCCACCTCAACCATTTCCGGGACCCCCAGACGGTGGTGATGATCCAGGCATACAACGACTGGCACATCGACGAGTGGGCGGGCACCTACCCCGGCCGGTTCATCCCGTTGGCGCTGCTGCCGACCTGGGACCCGGGGCTGATGGTCGACGAGATCCGCCGGGTCGCCGCCAAGGGCTGCCGCGCCGTCACCATGCCCGAGCAGCCCCACCTGGAAGGGCTGCCGAGCTACCACGACATCGACTACTGGGGGCCGGTCTTCGAGGCCCTGTCCGACACCGGCATGGTGATGTGCCTGCACATCGGCACGGGCTTCGGTGCCATCAAGGGCGCGCCGGACGCGCCGATCGACAACCTGATCATCCTGGCCTGCCAGATCTCGGCGCTCGTGGCGCAGGACCTGCTGTGGGGTCCGGCGATGCGCTCCTATCCGGACCTGAAGTTCGCCTTCTCCGAGGGCGGCATCGGCTGGATCCCGTTCTACCTGGACCGCTGCGACCGCCATTACACGAACCAGCGCTGGCTGCGCCGGGACTTCGGCGGAAGGCTGCCGAGCGAGATCTTCCGCGAGCACTCGCTGGCCTGCTACGTGACCGACCCCACCTCGCTCCGGCTGCGCCGCGAGATCGGGATCGACATCATCGCCTGGGAGTGCGACTACCCGCACGCCGACTCGATCTGGCCCAACGCTCCGGAGTTCGTCCTCGCCGAGCTGGCGGACGTTGGTGCGACGGACGAGGAGATCGACAAGATCACCTGGCGGAACGCCTGCCGGTTCTTCGGCTGGGATCCGTTCGCCGTGGTGCCGAAGGAGCGGGGGACCGTGGGCGCACTGCGGGCGACGTCGACCGACGTCGATACCACCATCCGCTCCCGCAAGGAGTGGGCGCGGCGCTACGCCGAACGACAGGCCAGCTGA
- a CDS encoding pyridoxamine 5'-phosphate oxidase family protein — translation MKEQRRGRKIAMSPAEVDAFLTEERTCRVATSGAEGPHLTPLWFVWDGTALWLNSIVKSQRWTDIARDPQAAVLVDTGHGFNELRGVEIRGKFEPMGDVPRTSAPDPGLEVPERLFARKYTGRDEMHYDGRHAWLRLTPEKITSWDFRKM, via the coding sequence ATGAAAGAACAGCGCCGAGGGCGCAAGATAGCCATGAGCCCGGCCGAGGTCGACGCCTTCCTGACCGAGGAACGGACCTGTCGCGTGGCGACATCAGGCGCGGAGGGGCCGCATCTGACACCACTGTGGTTCGTCTGGGACGGAACCGCGTTGTGGCTCAACTCGATCGTCAAGAGCCAGCGTTGGACGGATATCGCGCGCGACCCGCAGGCCGCGGTCCTGGTGGACACCGGGCACGGCTTCAACGAGCTGCGCGGCGTGGAGATTCGTGGAAAGTTCGAGCCCATGGGCGACGTTCCGCGCACCAGTGCGCCGGACCCGGGGCTCGAGGTCCCGGAACGCCTCTTCGCCAGGAAGTACACCGGCCGCGACGAGATGCACTACGACGGCCGGCACGCCTGGCTGCGGTTGACTCCGGAGAAAATCACGAGCTGGGATTTCCGGAAGATGTGA
- a CDS encoding helix-turn-helix transcriptional regulator, with product MTVEATTERVLRLLTLLQHRPSWTAAALATELGVTDRSVRRDIERLRALGYPVRATAGVGGGYQLGAGTRLPPLLLDDEEAIATAVSLRLAAGGTVAGAGEAALRALTKLDQVMPPRLRAEMHAVHGATETLVGPGVEISAELLVTLARSCRDAVRVRFRYAGRDSAQRERTVEPVRMVATGRRWYLMAWDVERADWRTFRLDRMSDAVATTWRFRPREHPDPVAYVQRSVTAAPYRHLARVRVHARPDQVRELVPPQVGRVEDDDRDGWCVLVLGGEDLDWLAVHVARLGFDAEVLEPPELRAAAARLARRAAALAGTG from the coding sequence ATGACCGTCGAGGCGACGACCGAGCGGGTGCTGCGCCTGCTGACGCTCCTGCAGCACCGCCCGTCCTGGACCGCCGCCGCGCTCGCCACCGAGCTGGGCGTCACCGACCGGTCGGTGCGCCGCGACATCGAACGCCTGCGCGCGCTCGGCTATCCCGTCCGCGCCACGGCGGGCGTCGGCGGCGGCTACCAGCTCGGAGCGGGCACCCGGCTGCCGCCTTTGCTCCTCGACGACGAGGAAGCGATCGCGACGGCGGTGTCTCTGCGGCTGGCGGCGGGCGGCACGGTCGCCGGAGCGGGCGAGGCGGCGCTGCGGGCGCTCACGAAGCTCGACCAGGTGATGCCGCCTCGGCTGCGCGCCGAGATGCACGCGGTGCACGGCGCCACCGAGACCCTCGTCGGCCCCGGTGTCGAGATCTCGGCGGAGCTGCTGGTGACGCTCGCGCGGTCCTGCCGCGACGCGGTGCGGGTCCGGTTCCGGTACGCCGGCCGTGACAGCGCCCAGCGCGAGCGCACCGTCGAGCCGGTGCGGATGGTCGCCACCGGCCGCCGCTGGTACCTGATGGCCTGGGACGTCGAGCGCGCCGACTGGCGCACCTTCCGGCTGGACCGGATGAGCGACGCGGTGGCGACGACCTGGCGCTTCCGGCCGAGGGAGCATCCGGACCCGGTCGCCTACGTGCAGCGGTCGGTGACGGCGGCTCCGTACCGCCATCTCGCCCGGGTCCGTGTGCACGCCCGGCCGGACCAGGTGCGTGAGCTGGTGCCACCCCAGGTGGGACGCGTCGAGGACGACGACCGCGACGGGTGGTGCGTGCTCGTCCTCGGCGGGGAGGACCTGGACTGGCTGGCCGTGCACGTGGCCCGCCTCGGCTTCGACGCCGAGGTGCTGGAGCCGCCGGAGCTGCGCGCCGCCGCCGCCCGGCTCGCCCGCCGCGCCGCGGCGCTGGCCGGCACCGGCTGA
- a CDS encoding LuxR C-terminal-related transcriptional regulator, whose translation MTGGVSGPITVALVDDYDVVLAGVARILAPYEDRVCVVEIDTNSPVGQDVDIVLYDSFAQAEAGGDDLGYVVANKHTGRVVIYTWIFHQNLIEDALARGARGYLSKTLTGRELVSALEAVHAGKVVVSPAPRSRATAGQDWPGRNEGLTEREAEVLALITQGRNNAEVAEITCLSPNTVKSYIRALYRKIGVASRSQAVLWGVHHGFAPDHHHRIQSWHARP comes from the coding sequence ATGACAGGCGGAGTGTCCGGGCCGATCACCGTGGCGCTGGTCGATGACTACGACGTGGTGCTCGCCGGGGTGGCCCGCATCCTGGCGCCTTATGAGGATCGTGTCTGCGTCGTCGAGATCGATACGAACAGTCCAGTCGGTCAGGACGTCGACATCGTGCTTTATGACTCCTTCGCCCAGGCGGAGGCAGGCGGAGACGACCTCGGGTACGTCGTCGCGAACAAGCACACCGGCCGGGTCGTCATCTACACCTGGATCTTCCACCAGAACCTGATCGAGGACGCCCTGGCTCGGGGCGCGCGGGGGTACCTGTCGAAGACGCTCACCGGCCGTGAGCTCGTCTCCGCGCTCGAGGCCGTGCACGCGGGGAAGGTCGTCGTGAGCCCGGCGCCTCGCTCCCGCGCCACCGCGGGCCAGGACTGGCCGGGCCGGAACGAGGGCCTCACCGAACGGGAGGCTGAGGTCCTCGCACTGATCACCCAGGGCCGCAACAATGCCGAGGTCGCCGAGATCACCTGCCTGAGCCCGAACACGGTGAAGTCCTACATCCGCGCGCTCTACCGCAAGATCGGTGTGGCCAGCCGCTCCCAGGCCGTGCTGTGGGGCGTCCATCACGGATTCGCCCCGGACCACCACCACCGCATCCAGTCCTGGCACGCCAGGCCGTAG
- a CDS encoding aldo/keto reductase has protein sequence MNYRRLGTTGVEVSGQCLGAMMFGGLGNSDHDDCDRIINRALDGGVNFIDTADVYSHGESEEIVGRAVRSRRDEVVIATKCFYPMGDDRGRRGGSRRWIMRAVEDSLRRLGTDRIDLYQVHKPDWETDLEETLGALTDLVRHGKVLYLGSSSFPADWIVEAQWAAARRGGNRFVCEQSQYSIFARSVEQAVLPACQRHRMAMLPWSPLAGGWLTGKYRRGEQPPAGSRFDANSPFMLGSVSSAEDRLSRTRFDAVDALRTIADQAGLSLTALALAFVDSHPAVTSTIIGPRTLPHLEDALAAADVRLDQDTLDAIDKVVPPGTDLPGVDHFVQYPALRPEARRRSAWPAP, from the coding sequence GTGAACTATCGTCGGCTCGGAACAACCGGCGTCGAGGTGAGCGGGCAGTGCCTGGGCGCGATGATGTTCGGTGGGCTCGGTAACTCCGACCATGACGACTGCGACCGCATCATCAATCGTGCGCTGGACGGCGGGGTCAACTTCATCGACACCGCCGACGTCTACTCCCATGGCGAGAGCGAGGAGATCGTCGGGCGGGCGGTGCGGTCACGCCGCGACGAGGTGGTGATCGCGACCAAGTGCTTCTACCCGATGGGGGACGACCGCGGTCGCCGCGGCGGTTCCCGGCGATGGATCATGCGGGCCGTCGAGGACAGCCTGCGCCGCCTTGGCACCGACCGCATCGACCTCTACCAGGTGCACAAGCCCGACTGGGAGACCGACCTGGAGGAGACCCTCGGCGCGCTGACCGACCTGGTGCGCCACGGCAAGGTGCTCTACCTGGGGTCGTCGTCCTTTCCGGCGGACTGGATCGTCGAGGCTCAGTGGGCCGCCGCCCGGCGCGGTGGCAACCGGTTCGTCTGTGAGCAGTCCCAGTACTCGATCTTCGCAAGGTCGGTGGAACAGGCGGTTCTGCCCGCCTGCCAGCGGCACCGGATGGCGATGCTTCCGTGGAGTCCGCTCGCCGGCGGCTGGCTCACGGGCAAGTACCGGCGCGGCGAACAGCCACCGGCCGGATCCCGGTTCGACGCCAACAGCCCCTTCATGCTGGGCAGCGTCAGCTCCGCCGAGGACCGCCTCTCGCGGACCCGGTTCGACGCGGTGGACGCCCTGCGCACGATCGCCGACCAGGCGGGACTGTCCCTGACCGCGCTCGCGCTGGCATTCGTCGACAGCCATCCCGCGGTCACCTCGACGATCATCGGGCCGCGTACCCTGCCGCATCTCGAGGACGCGTTGGCCGCCGCGGACGTCCGCCTCGACCAGGACACCCTCGACGCCATCGACAAGGTCGTGCCCCCCGGCACGGATCTCCCCGGCGTCGACCACTTCGTCCAGTACCCGGCGCTGCGGCCCGAGGCTCGCCGGCGGTCCGCCTGGCCCGCGCCCTAG
- a CDS encoding VOC family protein, with amino-acid sequence MARDVQITFDCADPAKLAAFWAEALGYRLQDPPAGFDSWDQALTAMGVPPERRNDASALVDPDGARPRLFFQRVPEGKQVKNRVHLDVRAAPGLAGDARMAALEAESARLVDHGATRLGRHEPAPPLGAGHIVMADPEGNEFCLD; translated from the coding sequence ATGGCCCGCGACGTCCAGATCACCTTCGACTGCGCCGACCCGGCCAAGCTGGCCGCGTTCTGGGCCGAGGCGCTCGGCTACCGCCTGCAGGACCCGCCCGCGGGTTTCGACTCGTGGGACCAGGCGCTGACCGCGATGGGCGTGCCACCCGAACGCCGTAACGACGCCTCGGCTCTGGTCGACCCCGACGGCGCCCGACCGCGGCTGTTCTTCCAGCGGGTGCCGGAGGGCAAGCAGGTCAAGAACAGGGTCCATCTCGATGTGCGGGCCGCTCCCGGGCTTGCCGGCGACGCGCGGATGGCGGCTCTGGAGGCGGAATCCGCGCGGCTCGTCGACCATGGCGCGACCCGGCTCGGGCGCCACGAACCCGCTCCGCCGCTCGGGGCCGGGCACATCGTGATGGCCGACCCCGAGGGCAACGAGTTCTGCCTCGACTGA
- a CDS encoding 4Fe-4S binding protein, with the protein MVNETRRIFRGTDEAEAARRVYEASLSSPPRPDRVEAGWLRELCLRAGAADVGFVDVGRAGLGGENDNARRLMPTVRSLICLVGISNRDAIRSTSRATANKAWHRTGDKLESAAARICEELAEAGVRAIPTNMGFPMDVQVPPGQASWAIAHKIVAVEAGMGHMGINRNIIHPKFGNFVLLDTILIDAEIDAYGQPLDYNPCLGCNLCVAACPVGAISNVGDFDFFACLGHNYREFPISATDWVDAVAAGDASAYRAKFREDETLSMLQSLAFEPNYKSAYCMAVCPAGEDVIGPYLADKARHRDDVLLPLRQHPEPVYVQSGSHAEKTAARNPAKRVRYLDFKPDVSTVANFALGLRHMFTPSASLPDGLRVEFRFPDGTLLATVRDQRLTTGSADDLPVDATVVCDELDYIRILHRPIAGRPTYTEPDRYTVKGDPAAFQRLLASLT; encoded by the coding sequence ATGGTGAACGAGACCCGACGGATCTTCCGGGGCACCGACGAGGCTGAGGCCGCCCGCCGTGTGTACGAGGCATCGCTGTCCTCACCGCCTCGTCCCGACCGCGTCGAGGCCGGCTGGCTGCGCGAGCTGTGCCTGCGGGCCGGTGCCGCCGATGTCGGATTCGTGGACGTCGGCCGGGCCGGCCTGGGCGGGGAGAACGACAACGCCCGCCGGCTCATGCCCACCGTCCGGTCGCTGATCTGCCTCGTCGGGATCTCCAACCGGGACGCGATCCGATCGACCTCGCGCGCCACGGCCAACAAAGCCTGGCATCGCACCGGCGACAAGCTCGAAAGCGCCGCCGCGCGCATCTGCGAGGAACTGGCCGAGGCCGGCGTCCGCGCGATCCCCACCAACATGGGATTCCCGATGGACGTGCAGGTCCCACCCGGCCAGGCCAGCTGGGCCATCGCGCACAAGATCGTGGCCGTCGAGGCGGGGATGGGCCACATGGGCATCAACCGCAACATCATCCATCCGAAGTTCGGAAACTTCGTACTGCTCGACACCATCCTGATCGACGCGGAGATCGACGCCTACGGCCAGCCGCTGGACTACAACCCGTGCCTGGGCTGCAACCTGTGCGTCGCGGCCTGCCCGGTCGGGGCGATCAGCAACGTCGGGGACTTCGACTTCTTCGCCTGCCTCGGACACAACTACCGCGAGTTCCCGATCAGCGCGACCGACTGGGTCGACGCCGTGGCCGCCGGGGACGCCAGCGCCTACCGCGCGAAGTTCCGCGAGGACGAGACCCTGTCGATGCTGCAGTCCCTGGCGTTCGAGCCGAACTACAAGTCGGCTTACTGCATGGCGGTGTGCCCGGCCGGCGAGGACGTCATCGGCCCCTATCTGGCCGACAAGGCACGCCACCGCGACGACGTGCTGCTCCCGCTGCGTCAGCACCCCGAACCGGTCTACGTGCAGTCCGGCAGCCACGCCGAGAAGACGGCGGCCCGCAACCCGGCCAAACGCGTGCGTTACCTCGACTTCAAACCCGACGTCTCCACCGTCGCCAACTTCGCCCTCGGCCTCCGGCATATGTTCACGCCGAGCGCATCTCTGCCGGACGGGCTTCGGGTCGAGTTTCGTTTCCCCGACGGCACCCTGCTCGCCACCGTCAGGGACCAACGACTCACGACGGGATCGGCCGACGACCTGCCCGTGGACGCGACCGTGGTCTGCGACGAGCTCGACTACATCAGGATCCTGCACCGCCCGATCGCCGGCCGCCCCACCTACACCGAACCGGACAGGTACACCGTCAAAGGCGATCCGGCCGCATTCCAACGCCTGCTGGCGTCTCTTACCTGA